From Brassica napus cultivar Da-Ae chromosome C5 unlocalized genomic scaffold, Da-Ae chrC05_Random_31, whole genome shotgun sequence, one genomic window encodes:
- the LOC125594828 gene encoding 5'-adenylylsulfate reductase-like 5, which produces MDLRVPILFFFLSTICFPSVLASSSPVEFSVCNHEFELFRFDLDSKCPSSLHPAPPIQVGGETLDRLMGLNYDANGYMSVLFYASWCPFSRAVRPKFDMLSSMFPRIQHLAVEHSQALPSVFSRYGIRSLPSILIVNQASKARYHGQKDLTSLIEFYEESTGLKPVQYVAEAEPTTSLDATNGNLITWLRKGTSISEIFRQDPFLVLSLLFICLQIAILVFPIAESRMKALWASYVSNLNLERFREISQLFSRALHMVDVRRLWLKLRLVKTRNFHERAMNAQAWASSLASVSLGQASSDQS; this is translated from the exons ATGGATTTGCGGGTTccgattctcttcttcttcttgagtaCAATATGCTTTCCTTCTGTCTTGGCTTCATCGTCCCCTGTGGAGTTTTCCGTCTGCAATCACGAATTCGAGCTCTTCCGCTTCGATTTAGACTCCAAATGTCCTTCTTCTCTCCATCCAGCTCCTCCTATCCAG GTAGGTGGAGAGACACTTGACAGGTTAATGGGTTTGAACTATGATGCGAATGGTTATATGTCTGTGCTCTTTTATGCTTCCTGGTGCCCTTTCTCACGTGCTGTCCGTCCTAAGTTTGATATGTTGAGTTCCATGTTCCCTCGGATACAGCACTTAGCTGTCGAGCATTCTCAAGCACTCCCATC TGTGTTTTCAAGGTATGGTATCCGCAGCTTACCTTCAATCCTGATTGTAAATCAAGCTTCAAAGGCGCGTTACCATGGTCAAAAGGATCTTACATCCCTCATTGAGTTTTATGAGGAATCTA CAGGTCTCAAGCCTGTCCAGTACGTGGCAGAAGCTGAACCAACAACCAGCTTAGACGCCACCAACGGTAACCTCATCACATGGTTACGCAAAGGGACATCTATCAGTGAAATATTCAGACAAGATCCTTTCTTGGTACTCTCTCTGCTGTTCATCTGTTTACAAATAGCAATCCTCGTCTTCCCCATAGCAGAATCACGCATGAAAGCGTTGTGGGCTTCTTACGTTTCCAATCTGAACCTGGAAAGGTTTAGAGAGATTAGCCAACTGTTCAGCCGTGCTCTCCACATGGTCGATGTGAGGAGGCTATGGTTGAAACTTAGACTCGTCAAAACTAGGAACTTTCATGAAAGAGCAATGAACGCTCAAGCCTGGGCGTCATCGCTTGCATCTGTGTCTCTTGGCCAAGCTTCGTCAGACCAGTCCTGA